Proteins encoded within one genomic window of Formosa agariphila KMM 3901:
- the xerD gene encoding site-specific tyrosine recombinase XerD, translated as MKWENALKDYGLFLKIERGLSSNSVSSYTLDVKKLILFLETQNISISPILISSEVIQQFIYEAAKSLNTRSQARLISGLRSFFDYLIFEDYRADNPLELIESPKIGRKLPDTLSEEDIDQLIGAIDLSTNEGERNRAMLETLYSCGLRVSELTNLKISDLYFDEGFINVTGKGDKQRFVPIVASTIKYITIYLEQIRPHLNIQPGHEDTVFLNRRGRQLTRAMIFTIIKQLAVKIDLNKKISPHTFRHSFATHLLQNNADLRSIQLLLGHESITTTEIYVHLDKKHLTEVVEKFHPRK; from the coding sequence ATGAAATGGGAAAATGCTTTAAAAGATTACGGTTTATTTTTAAAAATTGAACGCGGATTATCGTCAAATTCGGTAAGCAGTTATACTTTAGATGTTAAGAAGCTTATTTTATTTTTAGAAACTCAAAACATTAGCATCTCTCCTATTTTAATTTCTTCTGAAGTTATTCAGCAATTTATTTATGAAGCGGCTAAATCATTAAACACCCGATCTCAAGCACGTTTAATCTCAGGCTTACGCAGTTTTTTCGATTATCTTATTTTTGAAGATTATAGAGCAGACAATCCTTTAGAGTTAATTGAATCTCCTAAAATAGGTAGAAAATTACCAGATACTTTAAGCGAAGAAGACATAGACCAATTAATAGGTGCCATAGATTTATCGACGAACGAAGGCGAACGAAACCGAGCAATGTTAGAAACTTTATATAGTTGTGGCCTACGTGTAAGTGAATTAACCAACTTAAAAATTTCTGACTTGTATTTCGATGAAGGTTTTATTAATGTAACAGGTAAAGGTGATAAACAACGTTTTGTACCTATTGTTGCATCTACTATAAAATATATAACCATTTATTTAGAACAGATAAGACCTCATTTAAATATTCAACCCGGACATGAAGACACTGTATTTTTAAATCGGCGTGGAAGACAACTTACGCGTGCCATGATTTTTACCATTATAAAACAATTAGCAGTAAAAATTGATTTAAATAAAAAAATATCACCGCATACCTTTAGACATTCATTTGCGACACACTTACTACAGAATAATGCCGACTTAAGGTCTATACAATTGCTATTAGGCCATGAGAGTATTACCACAACCGAAATTTATGTGCATTTAGATAAGAAACACTTAACCGAGGTGGTCGAAAAATTTCATCCTAGAAAATAA
- the lpdA gene encoding dihydrolipoyl dehydrogenase — protein MSKYDIIVLGSGPGGYVTAIRASQLGFKTAIVEKENLGGVCLNWGCIPTKALLKSAQVFEYLKHADDYGLSVKEFDKDFGAVVKRSRGVADGMSKGIQFLMKKNKIDVIEGYGTLKTGKKIDVDGTEYSADHIIVATGARSRELPNLPQDGKKVIGYREAMTLPEQPKKMIVVGSGAIGVEFAYFYNSMGTDVTIVEYLPNVVPVEDEDVSKQLERSFKKIGIKVMTSAEVTTIDTSGEGVKATVKTAKGEEVLEADIILSAVGIKTNIENIGLEDVGIAVDRDKILVNDFYQTNVPGYYAIGDVTPGQALAHVASAEGILCVEKIAGMHVEPIDYGNIPGCTYASPEIASVGLTEKQAKEKGYELKIGKFPFSASGKASAAGNKDGFVKVIFDAKYGEWLGCHMIGAGVTDMIAEAVLGRKLETTGHEVLKTIHPHPTMSEAVMEAVAAAYDEVIHI, from the coding sequence ATGAGTAAATACGATATTATTGTTCTTGGAAGTGGTCCTGGAGGCTACGTAACCGCTATTAGAGCGTCTCAATTAGGGTTTAAAACTGCTATAGTAGAAAAAGAAAACTTAGGTGGTGTTTGTCTTAATTGGGGATGTATTCCTACCAAGGCCCTTTTAAAATCAGCGCAGGTATTCGAATATTTAAAACATGCAGACGACTACGGTTTATCTGTTAAAGAATTTGATAAAGACTTTGGTGCTGTTGTAAAACGTAGCCGTGGTGTTGCTGATGGAATGAGCAAGGGTATTCAATTTTTAATGAAAAAAAATAAAATTGATGTTATTGAAGGTTACGGTACTTTAAAAACTGGTAAGAAAATTGATGTTGATGGTACTGAATACAGTGCAGATCATATTATTGTTGCTACTGGAGCACGTTCTCGTGAATTACCTAATTTACCTCAAGACGGTAAAAAAGTAATTGGTTACCGTGAAGCAATGACATTACCTGAACAACCTAAGAAAATGATTGTTGTAGGTTCTGGAGCAATTGGAGTTGAATTTGCTTACTTCTACAACTCTATGGGTACAGATGTTACTATTGTTGAATATTTACCAAACGTAGTACCTGTTGAAGATGAAGACGTTTCTAAACAATTAGAGCGTTCTTTCAAAAAAATCGGAATCAAAGTTATGACATCTGCAGAAGTAACAACTATCGATACATCTGGGGAAGGTGTTAAAGCCACAGTTAAAACGGCTAAAGGTGAAGAAGTTCTTGAAGCTGATATTATTCTTTCTGCCGTTGGAATTAAAACAAACATTGAAAACATCGGATTAGAAGATGTTGGAATTGCTGTTGATCGCGATAAGATTTTAGTAAACGATTTCTACCAAACTAATGTTCCTGGATATTACGCAATTGGAGATGTTACTCCTGGGCAAGCTTTAGCTCACGTAGCTTCTGCTGAAGGAATTTTATGTGTTGAAAAAATTGCAGGAATGCACGTTGAACCAATCGACTACGGAAACATCCCTGGTTGTACTTATGCATCTCCAGAGATTGCAAGTGTTGGTTTAACAGAAAAGCAAGCTAAAGAAAAAGGTTACGAATTAAAAATTGGTAAATTCCCATTCTCTGCTTCTGGTAAAGCAAGTGCTGCAGGAAACAAAGATGGTTTTGTAAAAGTAATTTTCGATGCTAAATATGGCGAATGGTTAGGATGCCACATGATTGGTGCTGGTGTTACCGATATGATTGCTGAAGCTGTTTTAGGTAGAAAACTTGAAACTACAGGTCATGAAGTTTTAAAAACGATTCACCCTCACCCAACAATGAGTGAAGCGGTAATGGAAGCTGTTGCAGCGGCTTATGACGAAGTAATTCACATCTAA
- a CDS encoding nitroreductase family protein encodes MELKDLIKNRRSVFPDQYNSTPISEDLIKQLLEAANWAPTHKRTEPWRFKVLQGESKIELGVFLSEKFKATADKFSEFKYNKIQRNTKNAGAIIAICMERDLDESIPEWEEVAATAMAVQNMWLTATHLGLGAYWSSPGLISTMDEFFDLKPNEKCLGFFYLGYYDTAAPERTPSSIESKVEWL; translated from the coding sequence ATGGAATTAAAAGACCTAATAAAAAACAGACGCTCAGTTTTTCCAGATCAATATAACTCTACCCCTATTTCTGAAGACCTAATTAAACAACTTTTAGAAGCTGCTAATTGGGCACCAACACATAAACGTACAGAACCTTGGCGATTTAAAGTTTTACAAGGAGAATCTAAAATAGAGTTAGGTGTATTTTTATCGGAGAAATTTAAAGCGACCGCGGATAAGTTTTCAGAATTTAAGTATAACAAAATTCAAAGAAACACTAAAAATGCAGGTGCTATTATTGCCATTTGCATGGAAAGAGATCTAGACGAAAGCATACCTGAATGGGAAGAAGTGGCGGCTACAGCCATGGCGGTGCAAAATATGTGGCTTACTGCTACACATTTAGGACTTGGTGCCTATTGGAGTTCTCCAGGATTAATTTCGACTATGGACGAATTTTTCGACTTAAAACCTAATGAAAAATGTTTAGGTTTTTTCTATTTAGGTTATTACGATACAGCTGCACCAGAACGTACTCCTAGCTCTATTGAAAGCAAAGTAGAATGGTTATAA
- a CDS encoding DUF2254 domain-containing protein produces MKKIIFFLKKLKSTFWFIPVLIILITILISIGLVSLDQVISLPKEGLARFFFVNSADSARSILSTISGAMIGVAGTVFSITLVALTLASTQFGPRLIRNFMYVRLNQVVLGSYVSTYLYCLFVLNAIKETDGYTFMPSLSILVAIIAAFVNIILLIVFIHQIATSIQADKVISDISAIISKQFKTLYPEKMGDELDDKYTINADFIKSKYKIKKSIKSNTNGYAQYIDNEALLETISELNGLLVLDFKPGDHMVEGLEIGQLFTNETISEEQLEDITDQFVFGKTKNAQQDLEFSILQMVEIASRALSPGVNDPFTAITCIDNLTATMCRLSQVTFPSNYRLDDDNHLRIITENLTFEDFLDSSFNQIRQYSAGCTSVILKLMDALITIDKFAKKEAHKHAINKHAKMIINVGKASLNEENDLNLLLERSKNIIP; encoded by the coding sequence ATGAAAAAAATAATATTCTTTCTTAAAAAATTGAAATCCACATTTTGGTTTATTCCTGTTTTGATTATCTTAATAACCATTCTTATATCCATCGGTCTCGTATCATTAGATCAAGTTATTAGTTTACCAAAAGAGGGTCTTGCTCGTTTCTTTTTTGTTAACAGTGCCGATTCTGCACGTAGTATTCTATCTACTATTTCTGGGGCTATGATAGGTGTTGCGGGAACCGTTTTTTCAATAACATTGGTGGCACTAACATTGGCTTCTACGCAATTTGGTCCAAGGCTAATTCGTAATTTTATGTACGTCAGGCTCAATCAGGTTGTATTAGGCTCGTATGTTTCAACATACTTATATTGCCTATTTGTATTAAATGCCATTAAAGAAACCGACGGATATACGTTCATGCCATCTTTATCTATACTTGTGGCCATAATTGCTGCTTTTGTAAATATTATTTTGCTCATTGTATTTATACATCAAATCGCAACTAGTATTCAGGCAGATAAAGTGATTTCGGATATTTCTGCAATCATCTCTAAACAATTTAAAACATTATACCCTGAGAAGATGGGTGATGAACTGGATGATAAATACACGATAAATGCCGATTTTATAAAGTCGAAGTACAAGATTAAAAAAAGTATAAAATCGAATACAAACGGATATGCACAATATATAGATAATGAGGCACTTTTAGAGACAATAAGTGAGTTAAACGGATTGCTTGTTTTAGACTTTAAACCTGGTGACCATATGGTTGAGGGCCTTGAAATTGGTCAGTTATTTACGAATGAAACTATAAGTGAAGAACAACTTGAAGATATTACAGATCAATTTGTATTTGGAAAAACTAAGAATGCACAACAGGATCTTGAGTTTTCAATTTTACAAATGGTTGAAATTGCATCGAGAGCATTATCGCCCGGAGTTAATGATCCATTTACTGCAATTACATGTATAGATAATTTAACTGCTACGATGTGTAGACTTTCGCAAGTTACATTTCCTTCGAACTACAGATTAGATGATGATAATCACTTAAGAATAATAACAGAAAATTTAACATTTGAAGACTTTCTAGATTCATCCTTTAATCAGATTCGTCAATATTCTGCTGGGTGTACGTCTGTCATTCTAAAATTAATGGATGCTTTAATCACTATTGATAAATTCGCCAAAAAAGAAGCTCACAAACACGCTATAAATAAACATGCTAAAATGATTATAAACGTTGGGAAAGCATCTTTAAATGAAGAAAACGATTTAAACTTACTACTAGAACGTTCTAAAAACATTATCCCTTAA
- a CDS encoding NAD(P)/FAD-dependent oxidoreductase, giving the protein MNINRTSNPRIVIVGGGFAGVSLAKQLSKQEVQVVLLDQHNYHNFQPLLYQVSTGGLEPDSIAYPIRKILKDYDNFQFRLAKVLEISPEQNSVITDIGTLKFDYLVIASGSETNYFGNKSIEAHSMAMKTIPQALDLRSLILENFEEALLTTDLDERNALMNFVIVGAGPTGVELAGALAEIKKGILPKDYPDLDTRLAQIHLVQSGNRILKEMSEKASEKAEAFLEDLGVNVWKNLRVSNYDGKIVTTNSDVVFETATMIWAAGVKGANIKGIAGEDLVSRSNRIIVNEFNQLKTYPNIFAIGDVAQIETEAHPYGYPMMAQPAIQQGKQLGYNLERLLANQPMQPFTYKDKGAMATVGRNKAVVDMPNFKFQGVFAWFVWMFVHLFFLIGFRNRMIVFVNWVYNYIRFDREARLIIRPFKKKLKSDS; this is encoded by the coding sequence ATGAATATAAACAGAACGAGTAATCCACGCATTGTCATTGTTGGCGGTGGTTTTGCAGGTGTTTCTCTAGCAAAACAATTATCTAAACAAGAAGTACAAGTCGTTCTTTTGGATCAACATAATTATCATAATTTCCAACCCTTACTATATCAGGTTTCTACAGGTGGTTTAGAGCCCGATTCTATTGCATATCCCATTCGAAAAATCTTAAAAGATTATGACAATTTTCAATTTAGATTAGCTAAAGTTCTAGAAATTAGTCCAGAACAAAATTCTGTAATTACAGATATTGGAACACTTAAATTTGATTATTTGGTGATTGCTTCAGGTTCTGAAACGAATTATTTCGGGAATAAGTCTATTGAAGCACATAGTATGGCCATGAAAACCATTCCGCAGGCGTTAGATTTAAGAAGTTTAATTCTAGAGAATTTTGAAGAGGCCTTATTAACAACCGATTTAGATGAACGTAATGCGTTAATGAACTTTGTAATTGTAGGAGCAGGACCAACTGGAGTAGAGCTTGCAGGCGCATTAGCCGAAATTAAAAAAGGGATTCTTCCTAAAGATTATCCAGATTTAGATACACGTTTGGCGCAGATCCATTTGGTACAGTCTGGAAACCGGATTTTAAAAGAGATGAGTGAGAAAGCTTCTGAAAAAGCAGAAGCCTTTTTAGAGGATTTAGGTGTTAACGTTTGGAAAAATTTACGTGTTTCTAATTACGACGGAAAAATAGTGACCACAAATTCTGATGTTGTTTTTGAAACCGCTACCATGATTTGGGCAGCAGGAGTAAAAGGGGCTAATATAAAAGGTATTGCTGGTGAAGATTTAGTATCTAGAAGTAATAGAATCATTGTTAACGAATTTAATCAATTAAAAACGTACCCGAATATTTTTGCCATTGGCGATGTTGCGCAAATTGAAACAGAAGCGCATCCGTATGGCTATCCTATGATGGCCCAACCAGCCATACAACAAGGTAAGCAGCTAGGTTACAATTTAGAACGTTTGCTAGCAAACCAACCCATGCAGCCTTTTACATATAAAGATAAAGGTGCTATGGCAACTGTTGGAAGAAATAAAGCGGTAGTAGATATGCCAAACTTTAAATTTCAAGGTGTTTTTGCTTGGTTTGTTTGGATGTTTGTGCACTTGTTCTTTTTAATCGGATTTAGAAATCGGATGATTGTATTTGTAAATTGGGTATACAATTACATCCGATTCGATAGAGAAGCCCGATTAATTATTCGTCCGTTTAAGAAGAAACTAAAATCCGATAGCTAA
- a CDS encoding porin family protein codes for MKKLIVFTGVLLFTLTSVYAQSDSKAVQFGAKAGVNISKLSGDDFNDVDSRTSFNAGVLAEIPISERFSFQPEVFYSGQGFDVLEIDQDNIFDTDQNLEYQLDYIQVPLLLKAYLVKGLSVEVGPQFGFKVHEEFDSEPNSDAGDFEIDTDDSYVKDFDTSLAFGTSYKFDGGLFLSARYTLGLTNIFEDDTVFENVDGKNDVWQFGVGYMF; via the coding sequence ATGAAAAAATTAATTGTATTTACAGGAGTATTATTATTTACATTAACATCGGTTTATGCGCAATCAGATTCTAAAGCCGTTCAATTTGGTGCTAAAGCAGGAGTTAATATTTCTAAGCTTAGTGGAGATGATTTTAATGATGTAGATTCAAGAACTAGTTTTAATGCCGGTGTACTTGCCGAAATTCCTATTTCAGAACGTTTCTCTTTTCAACCTGAGGTTTTTTACTCTGGTCAAGGCTTTGATGTCTTAGAAATAGATCAGGATAATATTTTCGATACAGATCAGAACTTAGAGTATCAATTAGATTATATTCAAGTACCACTATTACTAAAAGCGTATTTAGTTAAAGGATTAAGTGTAGAAGTGGGTCCACAATTTGGATTTAAAGTACATGAAGAATTTGACTCAGAACCAAATTCTGATGCTGGTGATTTTGAAATCGATACTGATGATTCTTATGTTAAAGATTTCGATACGAGTTTAGCGTTTGGTACATCTTATAAATTTGATGGTGGTTTATTTTTAAGTGCACGATACACTTTAGGATTAACCAATATATTTGAAGACGATACTGTTTTTGAAAATGTAGATGGTAAAAATGATGTTTGGCAGTTTGGAGTAGGTTATATGTTCTAA
- a CDS encoding head GIN domain-containing protein encodes MKSIILKKASLLILALISLNSCVSINKGIQGNGEFITDKRSTSSYDNISCTGSMNYILIKGTEGQITVEGESNLVPYILTEVQGNTLTVKTEDGVNLNPSNNRDIIITIPFEDISKVSLTGSGDLMNKNLISSKNLSVGITGSGDIILDIETVSVKGSVTGSGDLTLKGKTEQLNVEVTGSGDFHGFGLKAKNTDASVTGSGDAEVVSTEMFKGRVSGSGDINYKGNPKKEDIKVSGSGSIEME; translated from the coding sequence ATGAAAAGCATTATTTTAAAAAAAGCCAGTTTACTAATCCTTGCCCTTATAAGTTTAAATTCTTGTGTTAGCATCAACAAAGGAATTCAAGGTAATGGTGAATTCATTACCGACAAAAGATCAACCTCTAGCTACGACAATATAAGTTGTACAGGGTCTATGAATTATATTTTAATAAAAGGTACTGAAGGACAAATTACTGTTGAAGGAGAATCTAACTTAGTCCCATATATATTAACAGAAGTTCAAGGCAATACGTTAACAGTAAAAACTGAAGACGGTGTAAACTTAAACCCAAGTAATAATCGAGATATAATTATTACCATTCCTTTTGAAGATATTTCTAAAGTCTCATTAACGGGTTCTGGAGATTTAATGAATAAAAATCTTATATCGTCTAAAAATTTAAGTGTAGGTATTACAGGTTCTGGTGATATTATTTTAGATATTGAAACCGTATCTGTAAAAGGTAGTGTTACAGGCTCAGGCGATTTAACACTAAAAGGTAAAACGGAACAATTAAATGTTGAAGTCACAGGGTCAGGAGATTTTCATGGCTTTGGTTTAAAGGCTAAAAACACCGATGCTTCTGTTACAGGTTCTGGAGATGCAGAAGTTGTAAGTACTGAAATGTTTAAAGGTCGAGTATCTGGCTCTGGAGATATAAATTACAAAGGAAACCCTAAAAAAGAGGACATTAAAGTGTCGGGTTCAGGAAGTATAGAAATGGAATAG
- the aroQ gene encoding type II 3-dehydroquinate dehydratase codes for MKKILIINGPNLNLLGKREPAIYGSLTFTEFFETVKERYKTVELSYFQSNVEGEIIDKMHEVGFSFDGIVLNAAAYTHTSVAIGDAVKAIETPVVEVHISNTFSREEFRHQSFISPNAKGVILGFGLQSYELAITSFL; via the coding sequence ATGAAGAAAATTTTAATAATAAATGGTCCTAATTTAAATTTATTAGGAAAACGAGAACCTGCTATTTATGGTAGTTTAACGTTTACAGAATTTTTTGAAACTGTTAAAGAACGCTATAAAACGGTAGAGTTATCTTATTTTCAATCGAATGTAGAGGGCGAAATTATAGATAAAATGCACGAAGTGGGGTTTAGTTTTGATGGTATTGTATTAAACGCTGCGGCATATACACATACGTCTGTAGCTATAGGTGACGCTGTTAAAGCTATAGAAACTCCAGTCGTAGAAGTGCATATTTCGAATACATTTTCTAGAGAAGAATTTAGACATCAATCTTTTATTTCACCAAATGCTAAAGGTGTAATTCTTGGTTTTGGTTTACAAAGTTACGAATTGGCCATCACCAGTTTTTTATAA
- the msrB gene encoding peptide-methionine (R)-S-oxide reductase MsrB translates to MKPILLLCLAFSLFSCQGFSQKKDSKDQTTFEVTKTEAEWKAQLTPTEYRVLRQEGTERPFSSPLDKNYEPGTYVCAACETPLFKSEDKFDSGTGWPSFDKFIPGSVLTSPGGGGMYGMEEHCATCGGHLGHVFNDGPRDTTGKRHCINGVALKFIPKS, encoded by the coding sequence ATGAAACCTATTTTATTATTATGCCTTGCTTTTAGTTTATTTTCTTGTCAAGGCTTTTCTCAAAAAAAAGACTCTAAAGACCAAACAACTTTTGAAGTAACAAAAACTGAAGCAGAATGGAAAGCTCAACTTACACCTACTGAATATCGTGTTTTACGCCAAGAAGGGACTGAACGTCCTTTTTCTAGTCCATTAGACAAAAATTATGAACCAGGAACGTATGTTTGTGCTGCTTGCGAAACCCCTTTATTTAAAAGTGAAGATAAATTTGACTCCGGTACAGGTTGGCCAAGTTTCGATAAATTTATTCCGGGTAGCGTATTAACATCACCTGGTGGTGGTGGTATGTATGGTATGGAAGAACATTGTGCTACTTGTGGCGGCCACTTAGGGCATGTTTTTAACGACGGTCCAAGAGACACTACAGGTAAAAGACATTGTATAAATGGCGTGGCTTTAAAATTTATCCCAAAATCTTAA
- a CDS encoding MFS transporter, which yields MKIYPKGSKKLLNAWAFYDWANSVYTLTIASTIFPIFYGALFLTDNKQVHVFEIDIKNTALISFVTAFAFLVIAFMSPILSGIADYIGNKKVFMKFFCYTGALACIGLNWFSLDYIYISLTFYFLGLIGYWGSLVFYNSYLPDIAFPEQQDRISAKGFSLGYIGSVLLLIVNLAMVMKPDLFGITGTEGEAAMKAMRYSFIMVGIWWIVFSQYTYYILPKGIKTGHKVTKDVVFNGFKELKLVFADIKENIRLKRYLRAFFVYSMAVQTIMLVATYFGEQEVEWGGEQEKTMGLIVSILVIQIVAILGAFLTSRASEKFGNIRTLIVINFIWMCLCFYGYFVETPTQFYITAMFVGLVMGGIQALSRSTYSKFLPNTDDTTSYFSFYDVAEKIGIVIGMVIYGSIDQITGSMRNSILFLFIFFLIGIILLYRVPKDEAQQL from the coding sequence ATGAAAATATATCCAAAAGGGAGTAAAAAACTCTTAAATGCTTGGGCGTTTTACGATTGGGCAAATTCTGTGTACACATTAACTATTGCCTCCACTATATTTCCCATTTTTTATGGTGCTCTTTTTCTAACCGATAATAAACAGGTGCATGTTTTTGAAATTGATATAAAAAACACAGCACTGATTTCGTTTGTTACTGCTTTTGCGTTTTTAGTGATTGCTTTTATGTCTCCAATTTTATCTGGTATCGCCGATTATATTGGAAATAAAAAAGTGTTTATGAAATTCTTCTGTTATACAGGTGCTTTAGCGTGTATTGGTTTAAACTGGTTTAGTCTCGATTATATTTATATAAGTTTAACATTTTATTTTCTTGGATTAATAGGGTATTGGGGAAGCTTAGTCTTTTACAATTCTTATTTACCAGACATTGCGTTTCCAGAACAACAAGATAGAATTAGTGCCAAAGGCTTTTCGTTAGGCTATATTGGGAGTGTTTTATTACTGATAGTAAATTTAGCTATGGTAATGAAACCAGATCTTTTTGGTATTACAGGAACTGAAGGTGAAGCGGCCATGAAAGCCATGCGGTATTCGTTTATTATGGTAGGAATCTGGTGGATAGTTTTTAGTCAGTATACCTATTATATTTTACCTAAAGGCATAAAAACGGGGCATAAAGTGACTAAAGATGTGGTTTTTAACGGGTTTAAAGAATTAAAATTAGTTTTTGCTGATATTAAAGAAAACATAAGATTAAAACGATATTTAAGAGCGTTTTTTGTGTACAGCATGGCGGTACAAACCATTATGCTAGTCGCAACATATTTTGGAGAACAAGAAGTAGAGTGGGGCGGCGAACAAGAAAAAACCATGGGACTTATTGTGAGTATTTTAGTAATCCAAATCGTAGCTATATTAGGTGCGTTTTTAACCTCTAGAGCATCAGAGAAATTTGGAAACATTAGGACACTTATTGTTATTAATTTTATATGGATGTGTTTATGTTTCTATGGGTATTTTGTAGAAACACCAACGCAGTTTTATATTACGGCAATGTTTGTTGGATTAGTTATGGGCGGTATTCAAGCCTTGTCTCGATCAACATATTCTAAATTTTTACCAAATACAGACGATACAACTTCATATTTTAGTTTTTACGATGTTGCTGAAAAAATTGGTATTGTGATTGGAATGGTGATTTATGGAAGTATCGATCAAATTACAGGAAGTATGCGAAACTCTATATTGTTCTTATTTATCTTTTTTCTCATCGGAATTATACTGTTGTACAGAGTTCCTAAAGATGAAGCACAGCAACTTTAA
- a CDS encoding M48 family metallopeptidase, with translation MRLKLGILLSILMCYGCATNPFTGKQTMALVSNDQLFPTSFQQYNEFLKSNKVVEGTSAARIKRIGQRIAKASETYLNANGYVGYLDGYKWEYHLIEDEQKNAWCMPGGKIVFYTGILPIAESDAGIAAIMGHEVAHALANHGQQRMSAAYIQQGIAIAGNVAITDEQSRDMFNQYYGIGSEVGGMLPFSRSHESEADRIGIILMAIAGYNPAAAPALWTRMESGNTPELLSTHPANASRIAELSALVPNARAEAKKFGVTTFTE, from the coding sequence ATGAGATTAAAATTAGGTATACTCTTATCTATATTAATGTGTTATGGGTGTGCAACCAATCCGTTTACAGGTAAACAAACCATGGCACTGGTTTCTAATGATCAATTATTTCCGACATCATTCCAACAATATAACGAATTTTTAAAATCTAATAAGGTTGTTGAAGGCACTTCCGCAGCCCGTATTAAACGTATTGGTCAACGTATTGCTAAAGCTTCAGAAACATATTTAAACGCTAATGGCTATGTGGGCTATTTAGATGGTTATAAATGGGAGTATCATTTAATAGAAGACGAACAAAAAAATGCGTGGTGTATGCCTGGTGGTAAAATTGTGTTTTACACGGGTATTTTACCTATTGCAGAAAGCGATGCTGGAATTGCCGCAATTATGGGGCATGAAGTTGCACATGCTTTAGCAAATCACGGACAACAGCGTATGAGTGCTGCATATATTCAACAAGGTATTGCTATTGCTGGAAATGTAGCCATTACAGACGAGCAGAGCCGAGATATGTTTAACCAATATTATGGTATTGGATCTGAAGTTGGAGGCATGTTACCATTTAGTAGAAGTCATGAGTCTGAAGCCGATAGAATAGGAATTATTTTAATGGCTATTGCAGGGTATAATCCTGCTGCAGCACCAGCATTATGGACTCGAATGGAGTCTGGTAACACTCCTGAACTTTTAAGTACACACCCTGCAAACGCTAGTAGAATTGCCGAATTAAGTGCTTTAGTGCCTAACGCCAGAGCAGAAGCTAAAAAGTTTGGCGTAACTACGTTTACTGAATAA
- a CDS encoding RNA polymerase sigma factor: MSLTNQHIDTLIARCKTGDQSAQLEVYNRYYKAMYNTSFRIVKNSFEAEDIMQDSFLTAFTKLETLKDIKTFGGWLKRIVVNNSIQHFNKNSKYEDVPFDAVMYKVEDTHVDSTQDDNASAQAKFVLQTMNTLKDNYRIALTLHLIEGYDYEEISSIMNVSYANCRTTISRAKESLRQKLQHVV, encoded by the coding sequence TTGTCACTAACCAACCAACATATAGACACACTTATAGCACGCTGTAAAACTGGAGACCAATCGGCACAATTAGAAGTTTATAACAGATACTATAAAGCCATGTATAATACGTCTTTCAGAATTGTAAAAAACAGTTTTGAGGCCGAAGATATAATGCAAGATTCGTTTTTAACAGCTTTTACAAAATTAGAAACTCTAAAGGATATTAAAACCTTTGGAGGCTGGTTAAAACGTATTGTGGTTAATAACAGTATTCAACATTTTAATAAAAACAGTAAATATGAAGATGTTCCGTTTGATGCGGTAATGTACAAAGTTGAAGATACACATGTAGATTCTACACAAGATGATAATGCAAGTGCACAAGCTAAATTTGTATTACAAACCATGAATACATTAAAAGACAATTATAGAATTGCACTCACTTTACATTTAATTGAAGGTTACGATTATGAAGAAATATCGAGCATTATGAATGTGAGTTACGCCAATTGCAGAACAACCATTTCTAGAGCAAAAGAAAGTTTAAGACAAAAATTACAACACGTCGTTTAA